In one Brevibacterium sp. CBA3109 genomic region, the following are encoded:
- the rpmH gene encoding 50S ribosomal protein L34 yields the protein MSKRTFQPNNRKRAKKHGFRLRMRTRAGRSILAARRRKGRAEVSA from the coding sequence GTGAGTAAACGTACTTTCCAGCCCAACAACCGCAAGCGTGCCAAGAAGCATGGCTTCCGTCTGCGCATGCGCACTCGTGCCGGCCGCTCGATCCTGGCCGCCCGTCGTCGCAAGGGACGTGCCGAAGTTTCGGCATAA